From the Clostridiales bacterium FE2011 genome, one window contains:
- a CDS encoding arabinan endo-1,5-alpha-L-arabinosidase gives MKIFLMLLAALILAVPAPGRAASFSDLGNTELINRPEDWGAVNTHDPSLVRGDDGRWYVFSTDASAGDIHRCGVQVRASDDLIHWEYLGAAFDDYETTCAEEIAAARLNPSKHDGLWAPDVVKVGNQWRMYYSASTFGSSRSVIGMAVSGSLTGSWEDKGIVIRSDAGASAKPNAIDPCIFTDPSGKQYMTWGSFFGGIWLTALDENGFAEGEPVRIAGSRGCRAEGSYLIWLPQTEYYYLFVSYGSLLEDYNIRVGRSRTIEGPYLDANGRQMTDLVAANESRIGVKLMGGYQLQHDNGTSLGIKAPGHCSVAVDGERLWLCHHTRTQKLADWWFAMQIRPMMLSADGWPLVMPMSYQGETFEPVTELPEGVYNLIRHETDSNKAPKVSERITLKDGRLDDRGSCALEDGRVNLTLDGVCYDGVALWQTDDERGGRVMSISAISGEGECIWLSEETIHEEETSR, from the coding sequence TTGAAAATCTTTCTTATGCTGCTTGCGGCGTTGATCCTGGCCGTTCCTGCGCCTGGCCGGGCAGCGTCTTTCAGTGACCTGGGAAACACCGAGCTGATTAACCGGCCGGAAGACTGGGGCGCTGTCAACACACATGATCCCTCCCTGGTTCGCGGGGATGACGGAAGATGGTATGTCTTCTCCACTGACGCCAGCGCAGGAGATATTCATCGCTGCGGCGTCCAGGTGCGGGCTTCGGATGACCTGATTCACTGGGAATACCTTGGGGCCGCTTTCGACGACTATGAAACAACCTGCGCCGAAGAGATTGCGGCCGCCAGGCTGAATCCGTCGAAACATGACGGCCTCTGGGCTCCCGACGTGGTGAAGGTCGGAAACCAGTGGCGGATGTATTACAGCGCGTCCACTTTTGGCTCCAGCCGCTCTGTGATCGGCATGGCGGTATCCGGCAGCCTGACGGGTTCCTGGGAGGATAAAGGGATTGTGATCCGCAGCGACGCCGGTGCCTCGGCAAAACCGAACGCGATTGATCCATGCATTTTTACGGATCCATCCGGAAAACAGTACATGACCTGGGGCAGCTTCTTCGGCGGCATCTGGCTGACTGCGCTTGATGAGAACGGGTTCGCGGAAGGCGAACCGGTGCGGATCGCCGGTTCCCGGGGCTGCAGGGCAGAGGGCAGCTATCTGATCTGGCTGCCGCAGACAGAATACTATTATCTTTTCGTTTCCTACGGCTCGCTGCTGGAGGACTACAACATCCGGGTGGGCCGCTCGCGGACAATCGAAGGTCCGTATCTGGACGCCAACGGGCGGCAGATGACGGACCTTGTGGCGGCGAATGAAAGCCGGATCGGTGTCAAACTGATGGGCGGCTATCAGCTGCAGCATGACAACGGCACTTCTCTCGGAATCAAAGCTCCCGGTCACTGTTCCGTTGCAGTGGACGGGGAAAGGCTCTGGCTGTGCCATCATACCCGGACCCAGAAGCTGGCTGACTGGTGGTTTGCCATGCAGATCCGGCCGATGATGCTGTCCGCGGACGGATGGCCGCTGGTGATGCCGATGAGTTACCAGGGGGAGACCTTTGAGCCGGTGACGGAACTGCCGGAGGGAGTCTATAACCTGATCCGGCATGAAACCGACAGCAACAAGGCTCCGAAGGTTTCCGAAAGAATCACCCTGAAGGACGGCAGGCTGGATGACCGGGGAAGCTGCGCGCTGGAGGACGGCCGGGTAAACCTGACGCTGGACGGCGTCTGTTATGACGGGGTGGCCCTCTGGCAGACGGACGATGAACGGGGAGGCCGGGTCATGAGTATTTCCGCCATCAGCGGGGAGGGCGAATGCATCTGGCTCAGCGAGGAAACGATACATGAGGAGGAAACTTCCCGATGA
- a CDS encoding SAM-dependent methyltransferase, with translation MNYESLDEALRPLTSDALQSVIFSNPLPSRTKYRKIRAERNGEEFFVSSFTVTQVFHETVPATDILSFCLKTAAETYRQLNLWLNDGRVMEILLSKKGKAHVTTTASVQATPLVRSKALPNRQKNHILQEGMIVPPLVDMGVLTPEGKIIRSRYDKFRQINRFLEIIDDEYKDYTADKPLRVIDFGCGKAYLTFVLYYYFTEIRHLAVDIIGLDLKTDVIEKCNQAAQKYGYSSLRFEVGDIADYSPDDDVDMVITLHACDTATDYALYNAVKWNAKKIFSVPCCQHEINNTITSQNLNVLTRYGIIKERFSALLTDALRADILECCGYETQVLEFIDLEHTPKNIMLRAVLRPGGAKASAKRKQAMLPEIESALKEFQVTPTLYKLLIKDSSEE, from the coding sequence ATGAATTACGAAAGTCTTGACGAGGCGCTTCGCCCCCTTACATCCGACGCACTGCAGTCGGTCATTTTCAGCAATCCGCTTCCCTCCAGAACAAAGTACCGGAAGATCCGGGCGGAAAGAAACGGAGAGGAGTTCTTTGTCTCCTCCTTTACGGTCACCCAGGTTTTCCACGAGACCGTTCCCGCTACTGATATCCTTTCCTTCTGCCTGAAAACGGCCGCGGAAACCTACCGCCAGCTGAACCTCTGGCTGAATGACGGCCGGGTCATGGAGATTCTCCTGTCCAAAAAGGGAAAGGCGCACGTCACTACCACCGCCTCTGTCCAGGCTACGCCCCTGGTCCGCTCCAAGGCACTTCCCAACCGGCAGAAAAACCACATCCTGCAGGAAGGCATGATCGTTCCTCCGCTGGTGGATATGGGTGTCCTGACCCCGGAAGGTAAGATCATCCGCTCCCGCTATGACAAGTTCCGCCAGATCAACCGGTTCCTGGAAATCATCGACGATGAGTATAAGGACTATACCGCGGACAAGCCCCTCCGCGTCATCGACTTCGGCTGCGGCAAGGCTTACCTCACCTTTGTCCTCTACTACTATTTCACAGAGATCAGACACCTGGCCGTGGACATCATCGGTCTGGACCTGAAAACGGACGTCATTGAGAAGTGCAACCAGGCTGCTCAGAAGTACGGCTACTCCTCCCTCCGGTTTGAGGTCGGCGACATCGCCGATTACTCCCCGGATGACGACGTGGATATGGTTATTACCCTTCATGCCTGCGATACCGCCACAGACTACGCCCTATACAACGCGGTCAAATGGAACGCGAAGAAGATCTTCTCCGTTCCCTGCTGCCAGCATGAAATCAACAACACCATCACCTCTCAGAACCTGAACGTCCTCACCCGTTACGGCATCATCAAGGAGCGCTTCTCCGCCCTGCTGACCGATGCTCTCCGGGCGGACATCCTGGAGTGCTGCGGTTATGAAACCCAGGTGCTGGAATTCATCGACCTGGAGCATACCCCCAAGAACATCATGCTCCGGGCAGTCCTCCGGCCCGGCGGTGCCAAGGCCTCCGCCAAGCGGAAGCAGGCCATGCTCCCGGAGATCGAATCCGCCCTGAAGGAATTCCAGGTCACCCCAACCCTGTATAAACTGCTGATTAAGGATTCATCAGAAGAATAA
- a CDS encoding carbohydrate ABC transporter permease, giving the protein MKTRKRIVDIVIFVLLLAGSVLMLYPFVWMVFTSFKPKLHVYIGGLLPQVWTTESYTQIWGEIDLLRGFLNTALYSIPPVIIGSLVSVAAAYSFAKIRYKGRNALFLFLLGSIMIPFPSIMVPQYVLFSGQFWIFRVNLLQSPWPLILPKLTGNVMMIFFLRQFLYGISDSLVEAAKIDGCSHLRIYWKIILPLTIPALSAHGVLWFIAAWNDYLAPTLFIKNPSWQPVTVMIAKFNEQYAINNHVPRIMAGSVMLIVPVLIIYGFFQRWIIESMMFAAVKE; this is encoded by the coding sequence ATGAAAACAAGAAAACGGATTGTTGACATTGTCATTTTTGTCCTGCTGCTGGCAGGATCCGTACTGATGCTTTATCCTTTTGTGTGGATGGTTTTCACCTCGTTCAAACCGAAGCTGCATGTTTATATCGGCGGCCTGCTGCCGCAGGTATGGACAACGGAAAGCTATACCCAGATCTGGGGCGAAATCGATCTGCTCCGCGGATTCCTGAATACAGCCCTGTATTCGATTCCGCCGGTGATTATCGGATCACTGGTATCCGTAGCCGCGGCCTATTCCTTCGCCAAGATCCGGTATAAGGGCCGGAACGCTTTGTTCCTTTTCCTGCTGGGCTCCATCATGATTCCGTTTCCGTCGATCATGGTTCCCCAGTATGTGCTGTTCAGCGGTCAGTTCTGGATTTTCAGGGTCAATCTGCTTCAGTCCCCCTGGCCCCTGATTCTGCCGAAGCTGACCGGCAATGTAATGATGATTTTCTTCCTGCGCCAGTTCCTTTACGGAATCTCGGATTCCCTGGTGGAAGCCGCGAAGATTGACGGCTGCTCCCATCTGCGGATTTACTGGAAGATCATCCTGCCTTTGACAATTCCGGCGCTGAGCGCACATGGCGTTCTCTGGTTCATCGCGGCCTGGAACGACTACCTTGCGCCGACGCTGTTTATCAAGAATCCTTCCTGGCAGCCTGTTACCGTGATGATCGCCAAATTCAACGAGCAGTATGCCATCAACAACCATGTGCCGCGGATTATGGCCGGCAGCGTTATGCTGATTGTGCCTGTGCTGATTATCTACGGTTTCTTCCAGCGGTGGATTATCGAATCTATGATGTTTGCCGCAGTCAAGGAATAA
- a CDS encoding glycoside hydrolase family 43 protein yields the protein MKPFIEQRADPYIIRKDGWYYFTASAPEFDRIILRKARTLEELPDAVEKIIWSRHEKGPMSCNIWAPELHFVDGKWYVYFAAARRGADESGVYDHRIYALENDQADPFSGGFTEKGRIDTGWESFSLDSTTVSYDGKRYFIWAQRDYEIPGNSNLYIAEMKNALELKLPAVRLSIPEYDWECQGYLVNEGPACLIHNGRLFLTYSGSATDERYAVGLLTLKEGGDPLDPEEWIKSPVPVMVTEEKNGLYGPGHNSFTVDEKGRDLIVFHARPYPGFHGDALSDPNRHCFLRGVAYTEDGIPVFADND from the coding sequence ATGAAACCGTTTATTGAACAACGGGCGGATCCCTATATCATCCGCAAGGACGGCTGGTATTACTTTACGGCTTCTGCCCCGGAGTTTGACCGGATTATCCTGCGGAAGGCAAGAACCCTGGAGGAACTGCCTGACGCCGTGGAAAAGATTATCTGGTCCCGGCATGAGAAAGGCCCGATGAGCTGCAATATCTGGGCGCCGGAACTGCACTTTGTGGACGGAAAATGGTATGTGTACTTTGCCGCGGCCAGGCGGGGAGCGGATGAATCCGGCGTTTATGATCACAGGATCTATGCGTTGGAAAATGATCAGGCAGATCCGTTTTCCGGCGGTTTTACCGAGAAGGGAAGGATTGATACCGGATGGGAGAGCTTTTCCCTGGATTCCACTACAGTATCCTACGACGGGAAACGGTATTTTATCTGGGCACAGCGGGATTATGAGATTCCCGGAAACAGCAACCTGTATATTGCGGAAATGAAAAACGCGCTGGAGCTGAAGCTGCCGGCGGTGAGACTGAGCATTCCCGAGTATGACTGGGAGTGCCAGGGATACCTGGTGAACGAAGGGCCTGCCTGCCTCATCCATAACGGACGGTTGTTTCTGACCTATTCCGGAAGCGCCACGGATGAGCGGTATGCGGTAGGCCTGCTGACGCTGAAGGAGGGCGGAGACCCGCTGGATCCGGAAGAGTGGATCAAATCGCCGGTTCCGGTGATGGTGACCGAGGAAAAGAACGGCTTATACGGACCGGGACATAATTCCTTTACCGTGGACGAGAAAGGCCGGGACCTGATTGTGTTCCATGCCAGGCCTTATCCCGGCTTTCACGGGGACGCCCTCAGCGATCCGAACAGGCACTGCTTCCTGCGCGGGGTAGCGTATACAGAGGACGGGATTCCGGTTTTTGCTGATAATGATTAA
- a CDS encoding sugar ABC transporter permease yields the protein MQRTAGTTVAAPDLRRCGLNYRQKDALWGYGLITIPLIGMLIFVLIPFGMSVYASFTSWPMGQAIEKAKNVGLKNYIDMFNNKLFWQSLGNTFYYMIGIPIGLAISLLLAYAMNRGTHYEKVFRVVYYVPVISSVVAITFVFQQIFNSDVGIINEGLRALGVSDPPNWMSHAGYTKWVIMIMAIWKGLGSSIILYIAGMQGISRSYYEAAQVDGANWWQTFRKITLPLLMPVTFYLIVTGVIGGSQMYVEPRLMFSGNGPNNSTFTTVIHLYDRTFVNSKAGYGSAVAVFLAVIVFILTLIQFKLNGKGDK from the coding sequence ATGCAGCGGACTGCAGGAACAACTGTGGCAGCACCGGATCTGCGCCGGTGCGGGCTGAATTACCGGCAGAAAGATGCCCTCTGGGGATACGGCCTGATCACGATCCCGCTGATCGGTATGCTGATTTTTGTGCTGATCCCCTTCGGTATGTCCGTGTATGCCAGTTTTACTTCCTGGCCTATGGGACAGGCGATTGAGAAAGCAAAGAATGTGGGCCTGAAGAACTATATTGACATGTTCAATAACAAGCTCTTCTGGCAGAGCCTGGGGAATACCTTTTACTACATGATCGGTATCCCCATCGGCCTGGCGATTTCCCTGCTGCTGGCTTATGCCATGAACCGGGGAACGCACTATGAGAAGGTCTTCCGTGTGGTTTATTATGTGCCTGTGATTTCCAGCGTGGTAGCCATCACCTTCGTTTTCCAGCAGATCTTTAACTCAGACGTGGGGATCATCAATGAAGGACTCCGTGCGCTGGGTGTTTCAGATCCGCCCAACTGGATGAGTCATGCCGGCTATACCAAATGGGTCATTATGATCATGGCCATCTGGAAAGGCCTGGGCAGTTCCATCATTCTGTATATTGCGGGGATGCAGGGTATTTCCCGTTCCTATTACGAAGCGGCGCAGGTGGACGGCGCCAACTGGTGGCAGACCTTCCGGAAGATTACGCTGCCGCTGCTGATGCCTGTAACCTTCTACCTGATCGTGACCGGGGTTATCGGCGGATCCCAGATGTATGTGGAACCGCGGCTGATGTTCTCCGGCAACGGACCGAACAATTCCACCTTTACCACGGTGATCCATCTGTATGACCGGACGTTTGTCAACTCCAAGGCGGGCTACGGCAGTGCTGTGGCTGTCTTCCTGGCGGTCATCGTGTTCATCCTGACCCTGATCCAGTTCAAACTGAACGGAAAGGGGGACAAGTGA